The DNA region AAGAACCTTAACGTCAAGGCCAAGTGACTGAAGTTCCTTGATAAGTACCTTGAATGCTTCAGGGAAGCTTGGCTTAGGAACGTTCTGTCCCTTAACGATAGCTTCGTAAGTATTAACTCGTCCTACAGTATCGTCAGACTTAACTGTAAGGATCTCCTGAAGTGTATATGCAGCACCGTAAGCTTCGAGTGCCCAAACTTCCATTTCACCGAAACGCTGACCACCGAACTGTGCCTTACCGCCGAGAGGCTGCTGTGTAACCAGTGAGTAAGGACCAACTGAACGTGCATGGATCTTATCATCAACGAGGTGGTGGAGCTTGAGGTAGTACATGTAACCAACTGTTACACGGTTGTCGAACGGTTCACCGGTACGTCCGTCGTAAAGCTGGAACTTACCGTCTTCGTTGAAGTCAACGCCGTTGAAGAGCATGTCAGGATTGTCGACCATCTTAAGATGCTTGTCTGCTTCCCTGAAGCACTCACGGATGTCTTCTTCGTGTGCGCCGTCGAATACAGGAGTCATGATCTTCCAGCCGAGAGCCTTACATGCGATACCGAGGTGTACTTCAAGTACCTGTCCGATGTTCATTCGTGAAGGAACGCCGAGAGGGTTAAGTACGATATCGAGCGGTGTACCGTCCGGGAGGAACGGCATATCTTCCTGCGGGAGGATACGTGAAACGACACCCTTGTTACCGTGACGGCCGGCCATCTTGTCTCCGACTGAGATCTTTCTCTTCTGGGCGATGTAGCAGCGAACGAGCATGTTTACTCCAGGACTGAGTTCATCGCAGTTATCTCTTGTGAATATCTTGACGTCAACAATTACACCGGCTTCACCGTGAGGTACTTTAAGTGAATTGTCACGTACTTCTCTTGCCTTTTCACCGAAAATAGCTCTTAAGAGACGTTCTTCAGCTGTGAGTTCAGTTTCACCCTTAGGAGTAACCTTACCTACAAGGATGTCACCTGCGTGAACTTCAGCACCGATTCGGATGATACCGTTTTCGTCAAGATCCTTGAGAGCGTCATCACCAACGTTAGGGATATCTCTTGTGATCTCTTCAGGTCCGAGCTTGGTGTCTCTTGCTTCTATTTCGTATTCTTCTATATGGATGGATGTGTACATATCTTCACGAACGAGTCTTTCGTTAAGAAGTACGGCATCCTCGTAGTTGTAACCTTCCCAGGTCATGAAGCCGATGAGGGCATTCTTACCGAGTGAGATCTCACCGTTGCATGTAGCAGGGCCGTCTGCGAGTACCTGGCCCTTTGTGATCTTTTCACCCTTTGAAACGATAGGTCTCTGGTTGATACATGTACCCTGGTTTGAACGCTTGAACTTTGTGAGCTTGTATCTGTGCTCGATGAGGTTTTCGTCCTGAACAACGATCTCGTCAGCAGATACTGCAAGAACTTCACCGCTGCAGTCAGCAACTATGCAGACACCTGAGTCAACGGCTGCCTTGTATTCCATACCTGTACCAACGATAGGATTCTCAGTCTTGAGAAGCGGAACGGCCTGTCTCTGCATGTTTGAACCCATGAGGGCACGGTTCGCGTCGTCGTTTTCAAGGAACGGGATCATTGCTGTAGCTACGGAAACGACCATCTTAGGTGATACATCCATGTAGTCTACAACTTCTCTGTCGAATTCACGGATCTTGTCACGGCATCTTGCATTTACCTTTGCTCTTGCAAACTTTCCGTCCTCTGTAAGAGGTTCGTTCGCCTGAGCAACTACGTAGTTGTCTTCAACGTCAGCTGTCATGTAAACAACTTCGTTCGTTACAACGCCTGTAGCCTTGTCGACCTTTCTGTAAGGTGCTTCGATAAATCCGTACTCATTGATCCTTGCGAAAGTTGCGAGGTATGAGATAAGACCGATGTTAGGACCTTCAGGAGTTTCGATAGGACACATTCTGCCGTAGTGGCTGTAGTGTACGTCTCGTACTTCGAATCCGGCTCTGTCTCGTGAAAGACCGCCAGGACCGAGGGCTGAAAGACGTCTCTTGTGTGTAAGTTCTGCGAGAGGGTTTGTCTGGTCCATGAACTGTGAAAGCGGTGATGAACCAAAGAATTCCTTGATTGCAGCAGTTATCGGACGAATGTTTACAAGTGACTGAGGTGTAATGGTATCCATTTCCTGTGACTGTGTGTTCATTCTTTCACGGATAACTCTTTCCATTCTTGCAAAACCGATTCTGAACTGGTTCTGGAGAAGCTCACCTACAGAACGGATTCTACGGTTTCCGAGATGGTCTATATCGTCAACTGTACCGATGCCTGAGCAAAGGTTGAGGAAGTAGCTGATAGTAGCGTAAATATCATCAAGAATGATGTGCTTAGGAACGAGTTCTTCAACTCTGTTCTTAACGTTTTCTTCAAGTTCCTCGTCATCAGCGGAATTCTCGAGGATCTCCTTCAGAACCTTGAAGTATACCTTTTCGTCGATACCGTATTTTGCAACATCAAATTTTACGTAGCCTGTGATGTCAACCATGCCGTTACCGATGATCTTTACCTCACGTTCAACAAGCTTTGACTTCTTTTCGCCTGTCGGTGTTGTGTAGTCTTCCTTTACTTCAACAGTAACGTAGGCTTCCATTACGCCGGCCTGTTCGATCTCAAGAGCCTTTTCGTATGAGATGGTTTCACCGTCAGACGCCATAAGTTCGCCTGTCATAGGATTTACAACAGGTCTTGAAAGAAGGTGGCCTGAAAGTCTTGAAGCAATACCGAGCTTCTTGTTGTACTTGTAACGGCCGAACTTGCAGAGATCATATCTCTTTGCGTCGAAGAAAAGATTGTTAAGGTGTGAAAGTGCGCTTTCAACCGTAGGAGGTTCGCCCGGACGGAGCTTTCTGTAAACGTCGAGAAGAGCGTCAGAATTGTTCTTTGTGCTGTCCTTCTGAAGAATTGTCTGGTTGAGTCTTTCGTCAGCGCCGAACATTTCTTCGATTTCTTCGTCTGTACCTACGCCGAGAGCTCTGATAAATGTTGTTATCGGAATTTTTCTGTTCTTGTCTATACGAACATAAACAACGTCGTTTGAGTCCATTTCGTATTCGAGCCACGCACCGCGGTTCGGAATAACTGTGGACTTGTAAAGGTTCTTACCTGTCTTGTCCTTCTCGAAGGCATAGTAAACACCAGGAGATCTGACAAGCTGTGATACGATAACTCGTTCCGCACCGTTGATAACGAAGGTACCGCTGTCTGTCATGAGCGGGAAGTCGCCCATAAAGATCTCGCTTTCCTTTACGTCACCGGTTTCCTTGTTCCAGAGGGTTGCAGTAACTCTGAGCGGAGCAGCATATGTAACGTCACGTTCCTTACATTCTGCGATGGAGTATTTCGGAGTGTCGTCGATCTTATACCCTGTAAAGTTTAAGACTAAATTTCCGTTGTAGTCAGTGATTGCTGCTACATCATGGAAAACCTCTTTAAGACCCTCCTCCTTGAACCACTTGTAGGAATTTTTCTGTACCTCGATAAGGTTTGGCATTTCAAGAGCTTCATTGATCTTGCCAAAGCTCATTCTGGTATTTTTTCCGAGCTGTTTAGGCTTGACATTCACCATTGGTGTCTGGTCCTCCTTCTTATTGATAGTCTGCATCAGTGGCCTGCCGGAGATCACTGAAGTCAGAAACAGAAAAAAAATGTGAAAACTATTGATTTCTTGATATATCTGTGATATACTAACCATAGTGTAACAGGGTATAAAACTCCCCATTTTGATACATTATACAATTATACTCCAAATACATGCGGTTGTCAACCGCATCATCAAAGATTGTGAATTTATCCGTATTTTCAATTTGAAGATACGGATTTTTTGTTTATTTTCATACGCTCGTTTCTCCCGTTCATCCATATATATGGCACTATGACAATTCAGAGTAAGATAGTCCATAAAAAATATTTATTTCCGCCTATTGATTTTTCTTCCATAATATGATATTATAATTTTCAGGGAATATGTATATTTAATGGGAGGTAAAGAAAAATATGTTTTCCAAGATCAATTCAATGGGACTTTTCGGTCTCAACGCGTTCTCAGTGGATGTCGAAACTGACATCCGTATGGGCCAGCCTGCTTTTGAAATAGTCGGTCTGCCTGATACTGTCGTAAAGGAAAGCCGCGAAAGGATAAAATCCGCCATACTTGCGGGAGGGTTAAAATTTCCGAACGCCCGTGTGATGATGAACCTTGCACCGGCTGACACGAAAAAAAGCGGCTCCGTCCACGACCTTGCCATCTTCATGGGAATACTTACTGCAATGGGTGTGATCGGCGTCGATACGGACGACTGCTGTTTCATCGGCGAGGTGTCGCTGAACGGCAACGTCCGGCATGTAAACGGTGTTCTGCCGATGACACTCACGGCAATGAAAAGCGGCATAAGAAAAATTTTTGTTCCCGCCGACAATGCTTTTGAGGCTTCAGTGGTTGACGGAATAGAGGTTTATGGTGTAAAATCTATTATAGAAATAATTGCTCACTTCACCGGCGGAAAGAAGCTCAGTGTCTGTGACAGATACTCACCTGCTCCTCTGCCGGATATGAACATACCCGATTTTTCCGACATCAAGGGACAGCATTCCGCCAAGCTCGCTCTGGAGATCGCAGCTTCAGGCGGTCACAACGTACTCCTTATAGGAAGTCCGGGAAGCGGCAAGAGCATGCTCGCCAAAAGACTTCCGGGCATTCTTCCGCTCATGACCTTTGAGGAATCCATCGAAACGACCAACATTCACTCCATTTCCGGTCTTATCGAAAAGGACACTCCCCTTGTAACGGTCCGGCCTTTCCGTGCGCCTCATCACACCATATCGGCTGCAGGACTTGCAGGCGGAGGCACAATACCTCATCCGGGCGAGATCTCACTTGCACATAACGGAACACTGTTTCTCGATGAGCTTGCCGAGTTTGACAGAAAAACTCTCGAGATCCTCAGACAGCCTCTTGAAGAGCAGAAAGTGACTATATCAAGAGCAAGCGGCACCATAACCTATCCTTCGTCGATAATGCTGGTCGCCGCTATGAACCCGTGCCCGTGCGGATTTTTCGGACATCCGAAGAAAAGATGCATATGCTCGCACAAACAGGTGGCGAACTACCTTTCAAAGATAAGCGGTCCCCTTCTCGACAGACTCGATCTGCACGTTGAAGTCGCACCGGTGGAATTTTCGCATCTCTCTTCTACAAAAAAAGAGGAAAGCTCGGCTTCAATACGAAAGCGCATTCAGGCCGCAAGAGAAATACAGAACGAACGCTTCAGAGGTACCGGTATCTCGTGCAACGCACGTATCACCTCCTCGAAGCTCCACGAGTTCTGCCCTCTCGACAACGAAGCGAATTCATTCCTGTGCGGAGTTTTCGACGTAA from Ruminococcus sp. HUN007 includes:
- the rpoB gene encoding DNA-directed RNA polymerase subunit beta — translated: MVNVKPKQLGKNTRMSFGKINEALEMPNLIEVQKNSYKWFKEEGLKEVFHDVAAITDYNGNLVLNFTGYKIDDTPKYSIAECKERDVTYAAPLRVTATLWNKETGDVKESEIFMGDFPLMTDSGTFVINGAERVIVSQLVRSPGVYYAFEKDKTGKNLYKSTVIPNRGAWLEYEMDSNDVVYVRIDKNRKIPITTFIRALGVGTDEEIEEMFGADERLNQTILQKDSTKNNSDALLDVYRKLRPGEPPTVESALSHLNNLFFDAKRYDLCKFGRYKYNKKLGIASRLSGHLLSRPVVNPMTGELMASDGETISYEKALEIEQAGVMEAYVTVEVKEDYTTPTGEKKSKLVEREVKIIGNGMVDITGYVKFDVAKYGIDEKVYFKVLKEILENSADDEELEENVKNRVEELVPKHIILDDIYATISYFLNLCSGIGTVDDIDHLGNRRIRSVGELLQNQFRIGFARMERVIRERMNTQSQEMDTITPQSLVNIRPITAAIKEFFGSSPLSQFMDQTNPLAELTHKRRLSALGPGGLSRDRAGFEVRDVHYSHYGRMCPIETPEGPNIGLISYLATFARINEYGFIEAPYRKVDKATGVVTNEVVYMTADVEDNYVVAQANEPLTEDGKFARAKVNARCRDKIREFDREVVDYMDVSPKMVVSVATAMIPFLENDDANRALMGSNMQRQAVPLLKTENPIVGTGMEYKAAVDSGVCIVADCSGEVLAVSADEIVVQDENLIEHRYKLTKFKRSNQGTCINQRPIVSKGEKITKGQVLADGPATCNGEISLGKNALIGFMTWEGYNYEDAVLLNERLVREDMYTSIHIEEYEIEARDTKLGPEEITRDIPNVGDDALKDLDENGIIRIGAEVHAGDILVGKVTPKGETELTAEERLLRAIFGEKAREVRDNSLKVPHGEAGVIVDVKIFTRDNCDELSPGVNMLVRCYIAQKRKISVGDKMAGRHGNKGVVSRILPQEDMPFLPDGTPLDIVLNPLGVPSRMNIGQVLEVHLGIACKALGWKIMTPVFDGAHEEDIRECFREADKHLKMVDNPDMLFNGVDFNEDGKFQLYDGRTGEPFDNRVTVGYMYYLKLHHLVDDKIHARSVGPYSLVTQQPLGGKAQFGGQRFGEMEVWALEAYGAAYTLQEILTVKSDDTVGRVNTYEAIVKGQNVPKPSFPEAFKVLIKELQSLGLDVKVLDADQKEIDLKQTFDDDDIVPAGTAVHDSDDTSMPAADYHYDSDEADESGLSVEGEEDNPDDFADDGDADFSFDDLSAEDDNDDF
- a CDS encoding YifB family Mg chelatase-like AAA ATPase, whose protein sequence is MFSKINSMGLFGLNAFSVDVETDIRMGQPAFEIVGLPDTVVKESRERIKSAILAGGLKFPNARVMMNLAPADTKKSGSVHDLAIFMGILTAMGVIGVDTDDCCFIGEVSLNGNVRHVNGVLPMTLTAMKSGIRKIFVPADNAFEASVVDGIEVYGVKSIIEIIAHFTGGKKLSVCDRYSPAPLPDMNIPDFSDIKGQHSAKLALEIAASGGHNVLLIGSPGSGKSMLAKRLPGILPLMTFEESIETTNIHSISGLIEKDTPLVTVRPFRAPHHTISAAGLAGGGTIPHPGEISLAHNGTLFLDELAEFDRKTLEILRQPLEEQKVTISRASGTITYPSSIMLVAAMNPCPCGFFGHPKKRCICSHKQVANYLSKISGPLLDRLDLHVEVAPVEFSHLSSTKKEESSASIRKRIQAAREIQNERFRGTGISCNARITSSKLHEFCPLDNEANSFLCGVFDVMGLSARAYDRILKVSRTIADLDGSEVIKKRHISQAVQYRSLDRKYWNQEG